One Microbacter margulisiae genomic window carries:
- a CDS encoding YdeI/OmpD-associated family protein yields the protein MDPKVDIFLSKATKWQEEFEQLRAIVLDCGLTEELKWGKPCYAFQKSNIVIIQGFKEYCALLFFKGALLHDANGILIRTGENTQAGRQVRFTSVREIATVASILKAYIYEAIEVEKAGLKVELKKTADYEIPEEFQKKLEEIPALKMAFDALTPGRQRAYLLFFAAPKQSKTRESRIEKWIPQILDGKGMND from the coding sequence ATGGATCCTAAAGTAGACATCTTTCTAAGTAAAGCCACAAAGTGGCAGGAAGAGTTTGAACAACTGAGAGCGATTGTTCTGGATTGCGGCCTGACCGAAGAGTTGAAATGGGGGAAGCCCTGCTATGCTTTTCAGAAAAGCAACATTGTGATCATACAGGGATTTAAAGAATACTGTGCGCTCCTGTTTTTCAAAGGAGCTTTATTGCACGATGCCAACGGTATTCTGATCAGGACAGGAGAGAACACCCAGGCAGGGCGTCAGGTGCGCTTCACCAGTGTCCGGGAGATTGCAACTGTGGCATCCATCCTGAAAGCCTATATTTATGAAGCCATTGAAGTAGAGAAAGCAGGACTGAAGGTAGAACTGAAAAAGACAGCTGATTACGAAATTCCGGAAGAGTTTCAAAAGAAGCTGGAGGAAATACCTGCCCTGAAGATGGCCTTCGACGCATTAACACCAGGACGGCAAAGAGCCTACCTGCTCTTTTTTGCTGCACCGAAACAATCGAAAACACGGGAGTCGAGAATTGAGAAATGGATACCTCAAA